The following proteins come from a genomic window of Lolium rigidum isolate FL_2022 chromosome 5, APGP_CSIRO_Lrig_0.1, whole genome shotgun sequence:
- the LOC124651780 gene encoding translocase of chloroplast 90, chloroplastic produces the protein MMLNFRDWISYRLGSSLQSARPFAISGADDGASEADADGTTQNEFVDTVSANRFPSTDSRASEVTSSPQDASGHLQLDHDSKNPDPLKQVEALQIKFLRLVHRTGVPPSTNVVAQVLYRLQLANLIKAGESDAKRTNLAINKARVIAAEQEAPGGPDLDLPLRILLLGKTGVGKSATINSIFDETKVATNALVPGTSRIKRVDGTIKGVRVTVIDTPGLMPHYYSQRRNRKILHAVKRFIKRSPPDIILYFERLDHINSKYSDYPLLKLMTDILGSSMWFNTLLVMTHCSSSPPEGPDGYPLEYDAYTRYCKNVVQRHIQVAASNTQLENPIVLVDNHPMCRRNTRAERVLPNGQVWVSELLLLCGATKLLAEANSLLKFQDSFLLSQANTRLPSLPHLLSSLLKPYSSSSSDGVGSEMTELSDEEDDYDQLPPFRLLKKSEFEKLTKEQRTAYLDELDYRETSYLKQQWKEGIRRQKLAEAQNSDASPAVADDYEESTSPEVVHMSDMEIPLSFDSDYPAYRYRHLITNDQLFRPVLDPQGWDHDIGFDGINFESCHDYKKNISASIAGQMRKDKEDMYIQSECSVSYADQSGYSLMGGMDMQTASKDLVCTVHGDAKFRNLAWNTTGGGISVTKFGTRYFSGAKLEDSVIIGKRVQLVANAGRMVGGGQVADGGGLEVTVRGKDYPVREGSTTIAATVLSFEKETVLSANLQSVFRVGRGSKLSVGANINSRNLGQLCIKTSTSDHAEIALVAAISLVQFLLRRRSPPTDKDEQRFDSDLDD, from the exons ATGATGTTGAACTTCAGGGACTGGATCTCCTACCGGCTCGGCTCGTCCCTGCAGTCGGCGAGGCCCTTCGCCATCTCCGGGGCCGACGACGGCGCCTCCGAGGCCGATGCTGATG GTACAACACAAAATGAGTTTGTAGACACGGTGTCTGCCAACAGATTTCCTTCCACTGATAGCCGTGCATCAGAGGTCACATCCAGCCCACAGGATGCTTCTGGTCATCTTCAGCTAGATCATGATAGCAAGAACCCAGATCCGCTCAAGCAAGTTGAGGCACTTCAGATTAAGTTTTTGCGGCTGGTACACAGGACTGGAGTGCCTCCCAGTACCAATGTAGTGGCACAGGTACTGTACAGACTGCAGCTTGCCAACCTGATCAAGGCTGGTGAATCAGATGCCAAGAGAACCAACCTCGCTATCAACAAAGCCAGAGTTATAGCGGCAGAACAAGAAGCACCCGGTGGGCCAGATTTGGACCTCCCCTTGCGAATCCTTCTTCTGGGAAAGACTGGTGTAGGGAAGAGTGCCACAATTAACTCCATTTTTGATGAAACAAAGGTTGCAACCAATGCACTTGTTCCTGGTACTAGTAGGATAAAGAGGGTTGATGGAACTATCAAAGGAGTAAGAGTTACAGTTATCGATACACCTGGTCTGATGCCTCATTACTATAGCCAACGCAGGAACAGGAAGATTTTGCATGCCGTCAAGCGTTTCATTAAAAGATCGCCGCCTGATATCATCTTGTACTTTGAGCGACTTGACCATATTAACAGCAAATACAGTGACTACCCTCTGCTGAAGCTTATGACTGATATTTTGGGTTCTTCAATGTGGTTCAACACACTCCTTGTAATGACTCACTGTTCCTCATCTCCTCCTGAAGGACCAGATGGCTATCCTTTGGAGTATGATGCGTACACCCGTTATTGTAAGAATGTCGTCCAGCGTCATATCCAGGTAGCAGCTTCTAACACACAGCTGGAGAACCCTATTGTTCTGGTTGACAATCATCCAATGTGCAGACGAAACACCAGAGCTGAAAGAGTTCTGCCAAATGGGCAGGTATGGGTATCAGAACTTTTGCTTCTGTGTGGGGCGACCAAGTTGCTGGCAGAAGCAAATTCGTTACTCAAGTTTCAAGATAGTTTTCTACTGTCACAAGCAAATACTAGGCTACCTTCACTGCCTCATCTTCTTTCATCACTCCTTAAACCCTATTCGTCATCGAGTTCTGACGGTGTTGGCAGTGAGATGACTGAACTATCAGATGAGGAGGATGACTATGATCAGCTACCACCATTTCGACTTCTCAAGAAATCTGAATTCGAAAAATTGACCAAGGAACAGAGAACTGCATATCTTGATGAACTGGACTATCGTGAGACTTCATACCTAAAACAGCAGTGGAAGGAAGGAATCAGAAGGCAAAAGCTTGCTGAAGCTCAAAACAGTGATGCGTCACCTGCGGTTGCTGATGATTATGAAGAGAGCACATCCCCAGAGGTTGTGCACATGTCAGACATGGAAATCCCGTTAAGTTTTGACTCTGATTATCCAGCGTACCGCTACCGTCACCTTATAActaatgatcagttgtttagaccAGTTTTGGACCCCCAAGGATGGGACCATGATATTGGGTTTGACGGGATCAATTTTGAATCATGTCATGATTATAAAAAGAACATATCCGCATCAATCGCGGGACAGATGAGAAAGGATAAAGAAGACATGTATATCCAATCAGAATGTTCAGTAAGCTATGCTGATCAGAGTGGCTACTCCTTGATGGGGGGCATGGATATGCAAACAGCGAGTAAGGATTTGGTTTGTACTGTTCATGGGGATGCCAAGTTCCGAAATTTGGCTTGGAACACCACTGGAGGAGGCATTTCTGTTACTAAATTTGGGACGAGGTATTTTTCTGGAGCCAAATTGGAGGACTCGGTCATCATTGGTAAACGAGTTCAGTTGGTAGCCAATGCCGGGAGGATGGTTGGTGGTGGACAAGTGGCAGATGGAGGTGGCCTGGAAGTCACAGTAAGGGGAAAAGACTACCCTGTGAGAGAAGGGAGCACCACCATCGCAGCCACTGTTCTCTCGTTTGAGAAAGAGACTGTACTCAGTGCGAATCTTCAGTCAGTCTTCCGAGTGGGCCGTGGGTCAAAACTATCGGTTGGCGCCAACATAAACAGCAGAAACCTAGGCCAACTCTGCATCAAGACCAGCACTTCAGACCATGCGGAAATAGCTCTGGTTGCGGCCATCTCACTAGTTCAGTTCTTGCTAAGGAGAAGATCACCGCCGACTGACAAAGATGAGCAGCGGTTTGACAGCGATTTAGATGACTAA